From Carassius gibelio isolate Cgi1373 ecotype wild population from Czech Republic chromosome B23, carGib1.2-hapl.c, whole genome shotgun sequence, the proteins below share one genomic window:
- the LOC128011156 gene encoding vasopressin V2 receptor-like, protein METFSEEAGWEGSLHATVAWSNFSSSGLNSTFKGGSYFWLVSQNTSINPTQTPDPFTVRDISLAKAEIGVLGLVLALTTLGNSFVLWVLLRRRKYNAPMHLFMVNLCVADLVVAFFQVLPQLVWDITERFQGPDVLCRSVKYLQIVGMFASSYMIVAMTVDRHNAICCPLQAYRGGAFSRWNTPIMVAWGLALVLSVPQVFIFSRSEVSPGVFECWGNFAEPWGLKAYVTWMTIAVFLLPTFIITVCQVRIFKEIHDNIYLKSERVVSADMKKDLVIFHFPIFKQRASKKTREARELHKKNTNSDSSYSHTCYSEDAPEPDCCDQSCQDGYCPNDLASQTHSSSPDVLPHIQTHPHTIWSNSAAVQTPHGNSVPHRSTYNTATEYSNASSNPSFPPYPLHPPLTGVSKAMSKTVRMTLVIVLVYTLCWSPFFIVQLWAAWDPNPPNQGVAFTILMLLASLNSCTNPWIYTAFSSSVSRELLALLRCRPKLPRRSSMHDHSSDINTSTTKDNQY, encoded by the exons ATGGAGACCTTCTCAGAGGAGGCAGGTTGGGAAGGATCCCTCCATGCAACCGTTGCATGGTCTAACTTCTCCTCCTCTGGACTCAACAGTACTTTCAAAGGAGGCTCGTACTTCTGGTTAGTGTCTCAAAACACCTCAATAAACCCCACTCAGACGCCCGATCCGTTCACGGTGCGGGACATCTCTCTGGCTAAAGCTGAGATTGGAGTTCTGGGTCTGGTTCTCGCTCTCACAACACTAGGGAACAGTTTTGTACTGTGGGTTCTGCTGAGGCGGCGCAAATACAACGCACCCATGCACCTATTTATGGTAAATCTCTGTGTTGCAGATCTTGTGGTGGCGTTTTTTCAG GTGCTCCCGCAGCTAGTATGGGATATCACAGAGAGATTTCAAGGTCCTGATGTGCTGTGCCGCTCAGTCAAATATCTGCAGATAGTGGGAATGTTTGCATCATCTTATATGATTGTTGCTATGACAGTGGACCGCCATAATGCCATTTGCTGCCCCCTGCAGGCTTACAGAGGAGGGGCATTTTCCCGCTGGAATACACCCATCATGGTAGCCTGGGGTTTAGCTCTTGTTCTCAGTGTGCCACAG GTGTTTATTTTCTCCAGGTCAGAGGTCTCTCCAGGGGTGTTTGAGTGCTGGGGGAATTTTGCAGAACCTTGGGGGCTAAAAGCGTATGTCACCTGGATGACTATAGCGGTGTTTCTGCTTCCTACCTTTATTATCACCGTTTGTCAG gTACGAATATTCAAAGAGATCCATGACAACATCTACCTGAAATCAGAACGTGTGGTTTCTGCTGACATGAAGAAGGACCTGGTCATTTTTCACTTTCCCATCTTCAAACAACGGGCCAGCAAAAAGACGAGAGAAGCAAGGGAACTTCATAAGAAGAATACCAACAGTGACTCATCCTATTCTCACACCTGCTACTCTGAGGACGCACCAGAGCCGGATTGTTGTGACCAATCCTGTCAGGATGGCTACTGTCCCAATGACCTGGCCTCACAGACTCACAGTTCATCCCCTGATGTGCTGCCTCACATTCAGACTCACCCTCACACTATCTGGAGCAACTCTGCTGCCGTCCAGACACCACATGGGAACTCTGTTCCTCACAGGAGCACTTACAACACCGCTACTGAGTACTCCAATGCTTCTTCAAACCCCTCTTTCCCACCTTACCCCCTCCATCCACCTCTTACAGGTGTGTCGAAAGCTATGTCTAAAACAGTGAGGATGACTCTGGTCATTGTGCTGGTCTACACCTTGTGCTGGTCACCCTTCTTCATTGTACAGCTGTGGGCTGCCTGGGACCCCAACCCCCCTAACCAAG GAGTGGCTTTCACTATCCTGATGCTGTTAGCCAGTCTGAACTCCTGTACGAACCCATGGATCTACACAGCCTTCTCCAGCAGCGTGTCCCGTGAACTTCTGGCTCTGCTGCGCTGTCGGCCAAAGCTGCCCCGCAGGAGCTCAATGCACGACCACTCCAGTGACATAAACACCTCCACTACAAAGGACAACCAATACTGA